A window of Fictibacillus halophilus contains these coding sequences:
- a CDS encoding DeoR/GlpR family DNA-binding transcription regulator, producing the protein MFSEERREKILEVLKNEGRVLAKELSDALQVSIDSIRRDLSSLEDNGLLKRTHGGAIPVTEVKKGPSSNAVRFGEGSKYEKAIAKEAIKYIKENDTIFLSGGGMHHEIVKHLPDFQLTVVTNSLTTAEALREKENIDLYVVGGKVKKSGNMTDALVTNLISQYSFDVSFATGGGISERGISTATPEVAAFMSAVGMVSRKTIGVFPHYKIGINAFAKVGPVSNLDVVITDDDAPRNHLSAIEQQGVSVVIAQSEISHQPLASETE; encoded by the coding sequence GATGCCCTCCAAGTTTCGATCGATTCTATTCGCAGGGACTTATCATCTCTCGAGGATAACGGGCTGCTTAAACGCACGCATGGTGGAGCGATTCCTGTAACAGAAGTAAAAAAAGGACCTTCATCAAACGCAGTTCGTTTTGGAGAAGGATCTAAGTATGAGAAAGCAATTGCGAAGGAAGCTATAAAGTACATCAAAGAAAACGATACCATTTTCCTCAGTGGAGGAGGAATGCACCATGAGATTGTAAAGCATCTTCCCGACTTTCAATTAACCGTTGTGACCAACTCACTTACAACAGCTGAAGCACTTCGTGAAAAAGAAAACATCGATCTGTATGTGGTCGGTGGAAAAGTGAAGAAATCAGGCAATATGACGGATGCATTAGTGACAAATCTGATCAGTCAGTATTCGTTTGATGTTTCGTTCGCAACAGGTGGTGGGATTTCTGAGAGAGGAATCAGCACGGCAACGCCAGAAGTGGCTGCTTTTATGAGTGCGGTTGGAATGGTCTCTCGTAAAACCATTGGTGTTTTTCCGCATTACAAAATAGGGATTAACGCTTTCGCGAAAGTTGGGCCGGTTTCCAATTTAGACGTCGTGATTACAGATGATGATGCGCCAAGAAATCATCTTTCAGCGATTGAACAACAAGGAGTTAGTGTAGTTATTGCTCAATCAGAAATAAGTCATCAGCCGTTAGCTTCAGAAACAGAATAA